The following proteins come from a genomic window of Peptoniphilus equinus:
- a CDS encoding (2Fe-2S)-binding protein: protein MKITLYVNECEYTADVTAETRLIDFIREDLGLTGTKEGCSEGECGACTVIMNGKAVPSCMVLAGQANGSDIITVEGLSKHGELDILQKKFVEYGAVQCGFCSPGFLMSAKALLMENKKPTLSEIKRAIEGNLCRCTGFEKIVQAIDAAAKEEACGN from the coding sequence ATGAAAATTACATTGTATGTTAACGAGTGTGAATATACGGCAGATGTGACTGCAGAAACACGCCTTATCGATTTTATTCGTGAGGATTTGGGTCTTACGGGTACCAAAGAAGGCTGTTCTGAAGGTGAGTGCGGTGCCTGCACGGTCATTATGAACGGTAAAGCAGTGCCATCTTGTATGGTGCTTGCAGGTCAAGCAAACGGCAGTGATATTATCACCGTGGAAGGTTTAAGCAAGCACGGTGAACTTGATATTTTGCAAAAAAAATTTGTGGAATATGGCGCAGTGCAATGCGGATTTTGCAGTCCCGGATTTCTAATGAGTGCGAAGGCTCTGCTCATGGAAAATAAAAAGCCAACGCTTTCTGAAATCAAGCGCGCCATTGAAGGCAATCTTTGTCGATGTACCGGTTTTGAAAAAATAGTACAGGCTATTGATGCGGCGGCTAAGGAGGAAGCGTGTGGAAATTAA
- a CDS encoding FAD binding domain-containing protein codes for MEINAPENLNELAEVLQSYDMATTFLIAGGTDLINKIRENKCVDYNIVDLTKLEAMKGIEDKGCYIKIGALTTMTDIIQNECIKTHLTALYQAAYELGSTIIRNVATIGGNIANASQSADVVLTLFAYDADVVIMNQYGDVRRVAINELVIGRNMTSLKCGEVILEIHIPKERGVSVFKKIGSRKTVTISKLSCALYSFSKDGSKHVRIYLGAIGVVPTRAVLLEQLFLESQNPDLNQLSRCAYDEVEKAIPQRSSKYYKRVAIQGLMEDVLKEFQHNAIV; via the coding sequence GTGGAAATTAATGCACCTGAAAATTTAAATGAATTAGCCGAAGTCCTACAATCCTATGATATGGCAACGACGTTTCTTATTGCAGGAGGGACAGATTTAATCAATAAGATTCGTGAAAACAAGTGTGTGGACTACAATATTGTAGATCTCACTAAACTTGAAGCGATGAAAGGGATTGAAGACAAAGGGTGTTATATCAAGATCGGTGCACTGACTACCATGACCGATATCATTCAAAACGAGTGTATCAAAACGCATTTGACAGCGCTTTATCAGGCAGCTTATGAATTAGGTTCAACAATTATTCGAAATGTTGCTACAATAGGGGGAAATATTGCCAATGCCAGTCAATCAGCGGATGTGGTGCTGACATTGTTCGCCTATGATGCTGATGTGGTCATTATGAACCAATATGGTGATGTACGTCGCGTGGCTATCAACGAGTTGGTTATAGGGCGCAACATGACGTCATTAAAGTGCGGTGAGGTCATTTTAGAGATTCACATTCCAAAAGAAAGGGGTGTGTCGGTTTTTAAAAAGATAGGATCGCGAAAAACAGTGACGATTTCAAAATTGTCATGTGCACTATACAGTTTTTCCAAAGATGGCAGCAAACACGTTCGAATCTACCTAGGAGCTATAGGTGTGGTGCCGACGCGAGCAGTGTTGCTGGAACAATTATTTTTAGAATCTCAAAACCCGGATTTAAATCAGTTGAGTCGGTGTGCCTATGATGAAGTTGAGAAAGCTATACCGCAGCGGTCATCGAAATACTATAAACGTGTTGCCATACAAGGACTGATGGAAGATGTGCTTAAGGAGTTTCAACACAATGCAATCGTATAA
- a CDS encoding xanthine dehydrogenase family protein molybdopterin-binding subunit, whose translation MQSYKYVGKRLQRPDSYEKVTGETKFVEDIKRHNMLYGKLVISDQAHARFHIDAEAALQLEGVYKVLTFKDIPHVPYNSMEWYSGIEALKDEYLLCDVARFVGDRLALVLGTSKSVVEKACKLVQVTYEPLPCVIGVEAAKKDGTIVKGDTNLSYEKTFACGDYEKAFKEADYIIRDRGTTPRTHHLTLEPYCALSEIDQFGNLVVFSGNQIVFAIQRQLSRILNLPYHQIRVVKANMGGSFGARQQPMVELLAAYVAWEEKRPVQVYLDRPQSMVSVAARTSMDISVATALKKDGTILGRYVEADVDGGAYDTNSMTILGASAKKLFRLYKINHQTYVGRAYFTNAIPSGATRAYGGPQIHAITEININHAAQALGLDPCEFRLKNLVDPWADDPSGGPNLGKAEIKQCVELGMEQFQWKDKFAHIKERDDDRYAYGVGVACATHGSGYFGAYPDFINVEMDLSANGDVLCKVAVHDQGCGTLLTLGQIAAEALDMPLSKIRITEADTFITPYDAAGTQASRVTFVAGGAIKEAGEKMVHLLFETLYEVKGHHIGDMYTCDGKVRIKNEDLEYTYGDISTLREKFMHEKTTVFLKYKPTANPATLAACFAQVKVDKKTGQVDIEHFLAAHDIGRAINPLMVEGQIQGGVHFSLGMALSEEIDIDKNGKVKNMTLSKYHMLNVNDVPPIDIVLVESDDDSAPYGLKSIGEVTAVAPAPAILGAINHALGTHMCDYPATPEKIIAAIAALEEKESDA comes from the coding sequence ATGCAATCGTATAAATATGTTGGCAAAAGATTACAACGACCGGACTCCTACGAGAAAGTTACCGGTGAGACGAAGTTTGTCGAAGATATAAAAAGACATAATATGCTGTATGGGAAACTCGTTATTAGTGACCAAGCTCATGCACGCTTTCATATTGATGCCGAGGCGGCGTTACAACTGGAAGGCGTGTATAAAGTTTTAACTTTTAAAGATATCCCTCACGTTCCATATAACTCCATGGAATGGTATTCCGGCATTGAAGCGCTCAAGGATGAATATTTGCTCTGTGATGTGGCCAGATTTGTAGGAGATAGGCTGGCCTTAGTACTCGGAACAAGCAAAAGCGTAGTGGAAAAAGCTTGTAAATTAGTTCAAGTCACTTATGAGCCGCTCCCTTGCGTTATTGGTGTAGAAGCTGCAAAGAAAGACGGCACGATCGTAAAAGGTGATACGAATCTGAGTTATGAGAAGACTTTTGCCTGTGGAGATTATGAGAAGGCATTTAAAGAAGCGGATTATATCATCAGAGATAGAGGGACGACACCAAGGACTCATCATTTGACGTTGGAGCCGTATTGTGCGCTGTCTGAAATTGATCAATTTGGCAATCTGGTGGTTTTTTCAGGCAATCAAATCGTATTTGCCATTCAACGGCAGTTATCTCGAATTTTAAATTTACCTTATCATCAAATACGTGTAGTTAAAGCTAATATGGGCGGTTCTTTCGGCGCAAGACAGCAACCGATGGTTGAACTTTTAGCAGCGTATGTCGCATGGGAGGAAAAAAGACCGGTTCAAGTGTATTTAGATCGACCGCAAAGCATGGTATCTGTCGCAGCAAGAACCAGTATGGATATTTCAGTCGCAACTGCTCTGAAAAAAGACGGCACAATCCTTGGCCGTTATGTCGAAGCGGATGTTGACGGTGGAGCTTATGATACCAACAGCATGACCATATTGGGTGCGTCGGCAAAAAAGTTATTTCGACTCTATAAAATCAATCATCAAACCTATGTAGGGCGCGCTTATTTTACCAATGCAATACCAAGTGGTGCCACACGAGCTTACGGCGGTCCGCAAATTCATGCGATTACAGAAATTAATATCAATCATGCGGCACAAGCTTTAGGTTTGGATCCGTGTGAATTTAGACTGAAAAATCTCGTGGATCCCTGGGCCGATGATCCTTCCGGCGGTCCGAATTTAGGTAAAGCCGAAATTAAACAATGTGTTGAGCTTGGCATGGAGCAATTTCAATGGAAAGATAAATTTGCACATATTAAAGAAAGGGACGATGACCGATATGCCTATGGCGTCGGCGTGGCATGCGCCACACACGGCAGTGGCTATTTCGGTGCTTATCCGGACTTTATTAATGTGGAAATGGACTTGTCAGCCAACGGTGATGTGCTATGTAAAGTAGCGGTACACGATCAAGGTTGCGGTACGCTGTTAACGTTGGGGCAAATTGCTGCGGAAGCTTTAGATATGCCGCTATCCAAGATACGAATTACCGAAGCGGATACATTTATCACCCCATATGATGCCGCAGGTACGCAAGCCAGTCGCGTTACCTTTGTAGCAGGCGGTGCTATTAAGGAAGCCGGCGAGAAAATGGTGCACCTGCTTTTTGAAACACTGTATGAAGTGAAAGGTCATCACATCGGTGATATGTATACCTGTGATGGCAAAGTCAGGATTAAAAACGAAGATCTCGAGTACACGTATGGTGACATATCAACTTTGCGTGAAAAATTTATGCATGAAAAAACCACCGTTTTTCTGAAGTATAAACCGACAGCGAACCCGGCAACATTGGCGGCTTGTTTTGCACAAGTGAAGGTGGACAAAAAAACCGGACAAGTGGATATAGAACATTTCTTGGCGGCACATGATATAGGAAGAGCTATCAATCCGTTGATGGTGGAAGGGCAAATTCAAGGAGGTGTACATTTTAGTTTAGGCATGGCACTCTCGGAAGAGATTGACATTGATAAAAATGGCAAGGTCAAGAATATGACACTGTCTAAATATCACATGCTCAATGTCAATGATGTGCCGCCTATCGATATTGTGCTTGTGGAATCGGACGATGATTCAGCGCCGTATGGGTTAAAAAGCATTGGAGAAGTGACTGCCGTAGCACCTGCTCCTGCCATACTCGGAGCCATTAATCACGCTCTGGGCACTCATATGTGTGACTATCCGGCAACACCTGAAAAAATTATTGCAGCCATTGCAGCGTTAGAAGAAAAGGAGAGTGATGCATGA
- a CDS encoding HAL/PAL/TAL family ammonia-lyase has protein sequence MKPLALSGAPISIEELFEVAYGNRKIHVTDEAKDRVKQSRQILFDMAAQGKPVYGLNRGVGWNKDKEFDPAFFERYNRNLLNSHCLGVPPYHPAEHVRAIMLIRLNKALTGHTGLSLDLIDHYEQFLNLGITPRVPMRSSIGEADITTLSHIGMAFIGEEDVDYQGEILNAKDAMARVGLKPVVLGPKDGLSIVSSNAQGEAMVAIVLKEVADMVKMSTAIFCLSLEGLNGVVEPFREDVNAIRGIKGQQKIADDIRQLLKGSFLWDVDPKRALQDPLSFRCAHSVNGAVLDALEYVKTQLQITMNASDDNPCILIEEGQSFGSANFEVTSLAIGVEMLAIALSHLSKTACYRMIKLADPAFTGLNKFLTPEEVKVIGFGTIQKTYTMLDTQNRGLANPSSMDFYSLAGTIEDHASNLPLSCYKIFQMLDNIKYILGIEAIHAAQAVDLRGNKKLGEGTGKVYRMIRECIDFYDDDRNQSRDIANSYELIQSCKLLNVFK, from the coding sequence ATGAAACCTTTAGCATTATCGGGCGCACCGATATCCATTGAAGAACTTTTCGAAGTTGCCTATGGCAATCGAAAAATTCATGTGACGGACGAAGCCAAAGACCGAGTCAAGCAATCGAGACAAATTTTGTTTGATATGGCGGCGCAGGGTAAACCTGTTTACGGTCTGAACCGTGGTGTGGGCTGGAATAAAGATAAAGAATTTGATCCGGCATTTTTTGAAAGATATAATCGCAACCTCTTAAATAGCCATTGTTTAGGGGTTCCACCCTATCATCCCGCAGAGCACGTCCGAGCCATTATGCTCATTCGCCTAAACAAAGCCTTAACAGGGCATACGGGATTATCTTTAGATTTAATTGATCACTATGAACAGTTTCTCAATTTGGGAATCACACCGCGTGTGCCGATGCGATCATCGATTGGTGAGGCGGATATTACCACACTCTCTCACATCGGTATGGCTTTTATCGGCGAAGAGGATGTGGACTATCAAGGGGAAATTCTCAATGCAAAAGACGCCATGGCCCGTGTTGGTCTGAAACCGGTTGTATTGGGTCCTAAAGACGGCTTGAGTATTGTCTCAAGCAACGCTCAAGGCGAAGCCATGGTAGCTATCGTCCTTAAAGAAGTGGCAGACATGGTAAAGATGTCCACGGCCATTTTCTGTTTAAGTCTTGAAGGATTAAACGGTGTCGTAGAGCCTTTCAGAGAGGATGTCAATGCCATACGCGGCATTAAAGGTCAACAAAAAATCGCCGATGACATTCGGCAACTTTTAAAGGGCAGTTTTTTATGGGATGTCGATCCGAAGCGCGCCCTTCAGGATCCTTTGAGTTTTAGATGTGCACACAGCGTTAACGGTGCCGTATTGGATGCACTGGAGTATGTCAAAACACAGCTTCAAATTACCATGAATGCGTCCGACGACAATCCATGTATCCTCATTGAGGAAGGTCAAAGTTTTGGCTCGGCGAACTTTGAAGTCACTTCATTAGCTATCGGGGTTGAAATGTTGGCCATAGCCTTAAGTCACTTATCCAAGACGGCATGCTATCGCATGATTAAACTTGCAGACCCTGCATTTACCGGACTCAATAAATTTTTGACGCCGGAAGAAGTGAAAGTAATCGGGTTCGGTACCATTCAAAAGACATATACGATGCTGGACACACAAAACAGAGGCCTGGCCAATCCGTCGTCGATGGATTTTTATTCCCTGGCCGGGACGATAGAAGACCATGCGAGCAACTTGCCTTTGTCCTGTTATAAGATATTTCAAATGTTGGATAACATCAAATACATACTCGGTATCGAAGCTATTCATGCAGCTCAAGCTGTGGATTTGCGAGGCAACAAAAAATTAGGTGAAGGTACCGGCAAAGTGTATCGGATGATACGAGAATGTATTGATTTTTATGATGACGATAGAAATCAGTCAAGAGACATCGCAAACAGTTATGAGCTTATTCAGTCCTGTAAACTTTTGAACGTTTTTAAGTGA
- a CDS encoding BCCT family transporter encodes MENKKKDIRWEVFIPGFVLVLIAAIVGLVNNEALSTVSNKFFNWSLESFGWLYQLVTIFCLILTFAIMFSKVGKIRFGGKDATPKYSFMTWFAMTLTGGVATGIVSWGVNEPLIYYGNVWGELDTLGIEPFSAEALRFAMGRSFYNWTFIPYAIYALVGVLVAYLYFNKKQPLSVTASLTPLFGEKIKQSKIATVIDVLSMLGIILGISSGLTMCITLLTTGLNSGYGIESTLPLFMGIGILIVFLFSLSSYVGLDKGLAKIGSINAYFYYGLLVFLFIVGPTLFILRNSTAGLAEWTQNFFRWGLDPIDIGGAPLVKSWTLFDWAVWIAYAPVTGIFLGQISYGRTVREFLMINLILPAVFGIIWFGVWGNNALFMQMNGTADLVATIQNSNATMALFEFLKSLPLSALLIPINLLVILVSFTTAADATTTSIASMCMKDVPIGSEAPAYMKIVWGVLIGTIAIVMAAFGGGEQGVQGVKDLAAAGGFVVLFIFLLQLVAAVKVFFIDDIDEEK; translated from the coding sequence ATGGAAAATAAGAAAAAGGATATTCGATGGGAAGTTTTTATTCCCGGATTTGTCTTGGTATTAATTGCTGCTATAGTTGGTCTGGTCAATAATGAAGCGCTATCTACCGTGTCCAATAAATTTTTCAACTGGTCTTTGGAAAGTTTTGGTTGGCTGTACCAACTGGTTACCATATTTTGTTTGATTTTAACTTTTGCCATCATGTTCTCCAAGGTGGGAAAAATTCGATTTGGAGGCAAGGATGCGACACCAAAGTACTCGTTTATGACCTGGTTTGCGATGACTTTAACAGGCGGTGTGGCAACAGGGATTGTCAGCTGGGGTGTGAATGAACCGCTGATTTATTATGGCAATGTATGGGGAGAATTGGATACCTTGGGCATTGAACCATTTTCCGCGGAAGCATTGCGCTTTGCCATGGGAAGATCCTTTTACAATTGGACGTTTATTCCTTATGCCATCTACGCCCTGGTCGGCGTGTTAGTTGCCTATCTCTATTTCAACAAAAAACAACCGCTGAGCGTTACGGCCTCTCTCACACCGCTATTTGGTGAAAAAATCAAACAAAGCAAAATTGCAACTGTGATTGACGTATTGTCCATGCTCGGGATTATTTTAGGTATCAGCTCAGGTCTCACCATGTGTATCACACTCTTGACGACAGGTTTAAATTCCGGCTACGGCATTGAATCGACGCTGCCTCTTTTTATGGGCATAGGTATACTGATCGTCTTTTTATTCAGCTTATCGTCCTATGTGGGTTTAGACAAGGGTTTGGCAAAAATAGGAAGTATCAATGCCTATTTTTATTATGGCTTATTGGTATTTCTGTTCATTGTAGGACCAACTTTATTTATTCTGCGCAATTCCACAGCAGGTCTTGCTGAATGGACACAAAATTTCTTCAGATGGGGTTTAGATCCGATTGATATTGGCGGCGCACCTCTTGTCAAATCCTGGACATTATTTGACTGGGCAGTTTGGATTGCCTACGCACCGGTAACCGGTATCTTTTTAGGACAAATATCCTACGGCAGAACCGTGAGGGAGTTTTTAATGATCAATCTCATTTTACCGGCTGTATTTGGGATTATTTGGTTCGGCGTTTGGGGCAATAACGCACTGTTTATGCAAATGAACGGCACGGCGGATCTCGTTGCAACGATTCAAAATTCCAATGCGACGATGGCTTTGTTTGAATTCTTAAAGAGTTTGCCGCTCTCAGCACTATTGATACCGATCAATTTGCTCGTGATTCTGGTCTCCTTCACCACAGCTGCAGATGCAACCACAACCAGTATTGCTTCCATGTGTATGAAAGATGTGCCGATCGGATCGGAAGCTCCTGCATATATGAAGATCGTTTGGGGCGTGCTTATTGGTACCATTGCCATCGTTATGGCGGCCTTTGGCGGCGGTGAACAAGGTGTGCAAGGCGTTAAAGATTTAGCTGCTGCAGGGGGTTTTGTCGTATTATTCATCTTCTTATTGCAACTGGTAGCAGCCGTTAAAGTATTCTTTATTGATGATATTGATGAGGAAAAATAG